From Litorilinea aerophila, a single genomic window includes:
- the csm4 gene encoding type III-A CRISPR-associated RAMP protein Csm4: MPTLSVYRLHFRAGLHLGVRGVTLEEAAVSLPSDTLFSALVDAWQRLGGPVERWLAPFLQEPPDPPFVLTSAFPFAGAVRFYPMPVDLRGLFAQPEAGKRVKRIAYLSEGLLRRALSGEKLDDWLPPEGPTGPDDPGQSAGLLLQEGKLWLDGETELKQLPQWMHVDPKSRRPRPRAAYPHLEAWKEGRTPRVTIDRISSASNIFHIGHVRFAQECGLWFGVQWRRPAQRIEGTSTTYAESVTAALQFLQDEGLGGDRSVGYGAFTLETGQEGTAREAVSLPDSSPGGMAWLLSRFHPRTPAEIATLQAEGVAYRLVDVAGWLRSPDGPAQRRRRIHLLAEGSWLPAGETVLGGLVDVQPVYENQEGMLSHPVYRSGFGVAVGFTQEANHG, from the coding sequence ATGCCCACCCTATCGGTTTACCGGCTCCACTTCCGCGCCGGCCTCCACCTGGGCGTGCGGGGCGTCACCCTGGAGGAGGCCGCGGTCTCCCTGCCTTCCGACACCCTCTTCAGCGCGCTGGTGGATGCCTGGCAGCGGCTGGGTGGCCCAGTGGAGAGGTGGCTGGCCCCCTTCCTGCAGGAGCCGCCCGATCCGCCCTTCGTGCTGACTTCCGCCTTCCCCTTCGCGGGCGCCGTCCGCTTCTATCCCATGCCCGTGGATCTGCGGGGGCTCTTCGCCCAGCCGGAGGCAGGCAAGCGGGTCAAACGCATCGCCTATCTCTCGGAAGGGCTGCTGCGCCGTGCGCTGAGCGGCGAGAAACTGGACGACTGGCTGCCGCCGGAGGGGCCCACCGGCCCGGACGACCCGGGCCAGAGTGCCGGCCTGCTGTTGCAGGAAGGCAAGCTGTGGCTGGATGGAGAAACCGAGCTGAAGCAACTGCCCCAGTGGATGCACGTGGACCCAAAGAGTCGTCGACCCCGGCCCCGTGCTGCCTATCCCCACCTGGAAGCCTGGAAAGAAGGGCGCACGCCCCGGGTCACCATCGACCGCATCTCTTCGGCATCTAACATCTTTCACATCGGCCATGTGCGCTTCGCCCAGGAGTGCGGGCTGTGGTTCGGCGTGCAGTGGCGACGGCCAGCGCAGCGCATTGAAGGGACTTCCACGACCTACGCCGAGAGCGTGACCGCGGCCCTCCAGTTTCTCCAAGACGAAGGGCTGGGCGGCGACCGCAGCGTGGGGTACGGCGCCTTCACCCTGGAAACTGGCCAGGAGGGAACCGCCCGGGAGGCAGTGTCGCTGCCCGATAGCTCCCCCGGCGGCATGGCCTGGCTGTTGAGTCGCTTCCACCCGCGCACGCCGGCGGAAATCGCCACCTTGCAGGCAGAGGGGGTGGCCTATCGACTGGTGGACGTGGCGGGCTGGCTGCGCTCGCCCGATGGCCCCGCCCAACGGCGGCGGCGCATCCACCTGCTGGCGGAAGGGAGCTGGCTCCCCGCCGGAGAAACGGTGTTGGGCGGGCTGGTGGATGTGCAGCCGGTGTATGAAAATCAGGAAGGCATGCTGTCCCACCCGGTCTATCGCAGCGGCTTTGGCGTGGCGGTGGGATTCACCCAGGAGGCAAACCATGGCTGA
- the csm5 gene encoding type III-A CRISPR-associated RAMP protein Csm5, translated as MADYALYDVTVMTLTPVHIGSGRELWHEYDYVIRNRRTWRINEDALLDAQDVEDLRLAEQLAQSRPAELLKPGDFREDSPFFRYVLLGQPRSTDEGAQLREQLKDAFDRPYLPGSTLKGALRTALGWYAWGQRKLEPEGRLLDRDRRFAARQYEEILFGKDPNHDLLRALQVSDSEPLDVDRLMVANARVINRRGELKAPIEMEAIRPDSAFRLTIKIDRQLFSEWAQRQKLRLSGGELLEQLPRVVGTYVCQHCGREAAWFNGIRDGTRIAQFYQQLAQAKIGDRQFLIALGWGTGWENKTFGSRLADNPAFMQHILQHYRLRRGRRQNNAGQGIAFPTSRRVFVDVTKDGQGRRRETVQAAPGWCLVEWQSSAPG; from the coding sequence ATGGCTGACTATGCCCTCTACGACGTGACGGTGATGACGCTCACGCCGGTGCACATCGGCAGCGGTCGCGAGCTTTGGCACGAGTACGACTATGTCATCCGCAACCGCCGCACCTGGCGCATCAACGAGGACGCGCTGCTGGACGCACAGGACGTGGAGGACCTCAGGCTGGCCGAACAACTGGCCCAGAGCCGTCCGGCCGAGCTGCTGAAGCCGGGGGACTTTCGGGAGGATAGCCCCTTCTTCCGCTATGTCTTGCTCGGCCAGCCCCGCAGCACGGACGAAGGCGCGCAACTGCGGGAACAGCTCAAGGACGCCTTCGACCGCCCTTACCTGCCCGGCTCCACCCTCAAGGGCGCGCTGCGCACGGCCCTGGGTTGGTACGCGTGGGGGCAGCGCAAGCTCGAGCCGGAAGGGCGGCTGCTCGACCGCGATCGGCGGTTTGCGGCCCGGCAATATGAGGAGATACTTTTCGGCAAGGATCCCAACCACGACCTGCTGCGGGCCCTGCAGGTGAGCGACAGCGAGCCCCTGGACGTCGACCGGCTGATGGTTGCCAATGCCCGGGTCATCAACCGCCGTGGGGAGCTGAAGGCGCCCATCGAGATGGAAGCCATTCGCCCGGACAGCGCCTTCCGGCTGACCATCAAGATCGACCGCCAGCTCTTTTCGGAGTGGGCGCAGCGGCAGAAGCTGCGGCTGAGCGGTGGGGAGCTCCTGGAACAGTTGCCCCGGGTGGTCGGGACCTACGTGTGCCAACATTGCGGGCGGGAGGCGGCCTGGTTCAACGGGATCCGGGATGGCACCCGCATCGCCCAGTTCTACCAACAGCTGGCGCAGGCGAAGATCGGCGACAGGCAATTTCTGATTGCCCTGGGCTGGGGTACGGGCTGGGAGAACAAGACCTTCGGCAGCCGGCTGGCGGACAACCCGGCCTTCATGCAACATATCCTGCAGCACTATCGCCTGCGCCGGGGCAGGCGGCAGAACAACGCCGGACAGGGGATCGCCTTCCCGACCAGCCGGCGGGTCTTCGTGGACGTGACCAAGGACGGACAGGGCAGACGGCGGGAGACGGTCCAGGCCGCGCCGGGGTGGTGTCTGGTGGAATGGCAGAGCTCTGCTCCAGGATAG